In Streptomyces sp. TS71-3, the following proteins share a genomic window:
- a CDS encoding DUF6126 family protein, producing MTDTPERRRDATGSLIDPTHPIEDRIPRGIWVRVLIYVAAGHLLAGFLFLLFSIGAKS from the coding sequence ATGACCGACACGCCTGAGCGCCGACGGGACGCCACGGGCTCCCTGATCGACCCCACGCACCCGATCGAGGACCGGATCCCCAGGGGGATCTGGGTGCGCGTGCTGATCTACGTGGCCGCCGGGCACCTCCTGGCGGGCTTCCTCTTCCTCCTCTTCAGCATCGGAGCCAAGAGCTGA
- a CDS encoding helix-turn-helix domain-containing protein, whose product MSPADETMPSVAVRLRELRRRAGLTLEAAARAAELSPAHLSRLETGRRQPSLPLLLTLARAYATTVSELLGETAAAPGAVVRAADAEPRPTGGWTYWQAGSPGRGMQALRVLIPHGSQSDVVRVHPGEEWLYALKGRLRLRLGDSEHVLAPGDSAHFDSLTPHRFAPVDADGAELLFVHTLLQSPAEALCLDGGSGGRTAGGGHDRHA is encoded by the coding sequence ATGAGCCCCGCCGACGAGACCATGCCCTCCGTGGCGGTGCGCCTGAGGGAGCTGCGCCGCCGAGCGGGGCTGACCCTGGAGGCCGCCGCCCGCGCGGCCGAACTCTCCCCCGCGCACCTGTCCCGGCTGGAGACCGGCCGGCGGCAGCCCTCGCTGCCCCTGCTGCTCACCCTCGCACGCGCCTACGCCACCACCGTCTCGGAACTGCTCGGCGAGACCGCCGCGGCGCCCGGCGCCGTCGTCCGCGCCGCCGACGCCGAACCGCGCCCCACCGGCGGCTGGACGTACTGGCAGGCGGGGTCACCCGGCAGGGGCATGCAGGCGCTGCGCGTGCTGATCCCGCACGGTTCGCAGAGCGACGTCGTCCGCGTGCACCCGGGCGAGGAGTGGCTGTACGCGCTGAAGGGCCGGCTGCGGCTGCGCCTCGGCGACTCCGAGCACGTCCTGGCCCCCGGCGACAGCGCCCACTTCGACTCGCTCACCCCGCACCGGTTCGCCCCCGTCGACGCGGACGGGGCCGAGCTGCTCTTCGTCCACACGCTGCTGCAGAGCCCGGCCGAGGCGCTGTGCCTCGATGGCGGGAGCGGCGGCCGAACCGCAGGAGGCGGACATGACCGACACGCCTGA
- a CDS encoding tyrosine-protein phosphatase — MTQQVPSIEPELTGVRNFRDVGGLPTADGRRVRYGRLFRSGHLAHATQEDARYLSSLGLHTIFDFRNAADRKLEGPDVELDGVRNVNVPLTDPAQGAEFWTMVREGSLDDLRGLLDDGKAARRMIASYRIIVRTRTEEHGAMLRALAGGSVPVLMHCAAGKDRAGISVAITLLALGVERDAIEADYLKSNATHRRYKVRRSSSSPDAMSAEVMELLSPLFDARTEYLAAAFDEIEQQWGDVEGYLANGLGLTPEQRERLREQLRD; from the coding sequence GTGACGCAACAGGTCCCGTCCATCGAGCCTGAGCTCACCGGTGTGCGCAACTTCCGCGACGTGGGCGGCCTGCCGACCGCCGACGGCCGGCGCGTGCGGTACGGGCGCCTGTTCCGCAGCGGGCACCTCGCCCACGCCACCCAGGAGGACGCGCGCTACCTGTCCTCCCTGGGCCTGCACACGATCTTCGACTTCCGCAACGCCGCCGACCGCAAGCTCGAGGGCCCGGACGTCGAGCTGGACGGCGTGCGCAACGTGAACGTGCCGCTGACGGACCCGGCACAGGGCGCCGAGTTCTGGACGATGGTCCGCGAGGGCAGCCTGGACGATCTGCGGGGCCTGCTGGACGACGGCAAGGCCGCGCGGCGGATGATCGCGTCCTACCGGATCATCGTCCGCACCCGCACCGAGGAGCACGGGGCGATGCTGCGGGCGCTGGCCGGCGGCAGCGTGCCCGTGCTGATGCACTGCGCGGCGGGCAAGGACCGCGCCGGCATCTCCGTCGCGATCACCCTGCTGGCGCTGGGCGTGGAGCGGGACGCCATCGAGGCGGACTACCTCAAGTCGAACGCCACGCACCGCCGTTACAAGGTGCGCCGCAGCAGCTCCTCGCCGGACGCCATGTCGGCCGAGGTCATGGAACTCCTGTCGCCGCTGTTCGATGCCCGCACCGAGTACCTGGCCGCCGCGTTCGACGAGATCGAGCAGCAGTGGGGCGACGTCGAGGGCTACCTCGCGAACGGTCTGGGCCTCACTCCGGAACAGCGCGAGAGGCTCCGCGAGCAGCTGCGCGACTGA
- a CDS encoding LysM peptidoglycan-binding domain-containing M23 family metallopeptidase: protein MPAKGKHRRPKSQRITRKLAVAGTGGAALALPLMAATGAHATTASHPADGKKAAAATYTVKPHDTLAKIAHKKHVRGGWKHLYHLNRKVVGSDPDLIHPGEKLVLGAKHTAGAAKAKASPSSAAQSSAAKGTDTAAQTSGSGYTLPVDGATLGTPWHQAGSMWSSGYHTGQDFIVPTGTPVHAVADGTVVTAGWGGAYGNQVVIQHSDGKYSQYAHMSALKVTAGQTVKEGQEIGVSGATGNVTGPHVHFEIRTTPDYGSDIDPVAYLRSHGVNV from the coding sequence ATGCCCGCGAAGGGTAAGCACCGTCGTCCCAAGTCACAGCGGATCACCCGGAAGCTGGCCGTCGCCGGCACCGGTGGTGCCGCACTCGCCCTGCCCCTGATGGCGGCCACGGGCGCGCACGCGACCACCGCCTCCCACCCGGCGGACGGCAAGAAGGCCGCGGCCGCGACGTACACGGTCAAGCCGCACGACACGCTGGCCAAGATCGCCCACAAGAAGCACGTCCGCGGCGGCTGGAAGCACCTGTACCACCTCAACCGCAAGGTCGTCGGGAGCGATCCCGACCTGATCCACCCGGGCGAGAAGCTGGTGCTGGGCGCCAAGCACACGGCCGGAGCGGCCAAGGCCAAGGCCTCGCCGTCCTCGGCCGCACAGTCCTCCGCCGCGAAGGGGACCGACACGGCTGCCCAGACCTCCGGCTCCGGCTACACGCTGCCGGTCGACGGCGCCACCCTCGGCACCCCCTGGCACCAGGCGGGCAGCATGTGGTCCAGCGGCTACCACACGGGTCAGGACTTCATCGTGCCCACCGGCACCCCGGTCCACGCGGTGGCCGACGGCACCGTGGTCACCGCCGGATGGGGCGGCGCCTACGGCAACCAGGTCGTGATCCAGCACAGCGACGGCAAGTACTCCCAGTACGCGCACATGTCGGCGCTCAAGGTCACGGCCGGGCAGACCGTCAAGGAAGGCCAGGAGATAGGCGTCTCCGGCGCGACGGGCAACGTCACGGGCCCGCACGTGCACTTCGAGATCCGCACCACTCCCGACTACGGCTCCGACATCGACCCGGTGGCGTACCTGCGCTCGCACGGCGTCAACGTCTGA
- a CDS encoding SGNH/GDSL hydrolase family protein encodes MADKSTASRNPRIPAIRSYAALGDSFTEGVGDPGSDGRYVGWADRLAVLLNDHASGHDFRYANLAVRGKLLDQIIADQVPRAKELGPELVTLAAGGNDLIRPGADPDALAERFEKAVADLTSAAGTVMVTTGFDTRDVPVLSRVRGKVATYNGHVRAIADRYGCPVLDMWSFKSVQDRRAWIADRLHLSAEGHERVALRAGRVLGLDVPGDPDRPWPLEPPRTVLQRRRDDIAWAREYMVPWIGRRLRGRSSGDHAVAKRPDLLPLI; translated from the coding sequence GTGGCAGACAAGTCAACAGCTTCCAGAAATCCCCGCATCCCTGCGATCCGTTCCTACGCGGCCCTCGGCGACAGCTTCACCGAGGGCGTGGGGGACCCGGGATCCGACGGCCGTTACGTCGGCTGGGCCGACCGGCTGGCGGTCCTGCTCAACGACCACGCGTCCGGTCACGACTTCCGCTACGCCAACCTGGCCGTACGCGGCAAGCTCCTGGACCAGATCATCGCGGACCAGGTCCCGAGGGCCAAGGAACTGGGCCCGGAGCTGGTCACCCTCGCCGCGGGCGGCAACGACCTCATCCGCCCCGGCGCCGACCCCGACGCCCTCGCCGAGCGCTTCGAGAAGGCGGTCGCGGACCTCACCTCGGCGGCCGGCACGGTCATGGTGACGACCGGCTTCGACACCCGGGACGTTCCCGTACTGAGCCGGGTGCGCGGCAAGGTCGCCACCTACAACGGTCATGTCCGCGCCATCGCCGACCGCTACGGCTGCCCCGTCCTCGACATGTGGTCCTTCAAGTCCGTGCAGGACCGGCGGGCCTGGATCGCCGACCGGCTGCACCTGTCGGCCGAGGGACACGAGCGGGTGGCGCTGCGGGCCGGCCGGGTCCTCGGCCTGGACGTGCCCGGCGACCCGGACCGCCCCTGGCCGCTTGAGCCCCCGCGCACCGTCCTCCAGCGGCGCCGGGACGACATCGCCTGGGCGCGCGAGTACATGGTGCCGTGGATAGGCCGCCGGCTGCGCGGGAGGTCCTCCGGGGACCACGCCGTGGCGAAGCGGCCGGACCTGCTGCCGCTCATCTGA
- a CDS encoding TetR/AcrR family transcriptional regulator, producing the protein MARERMSVAERREELLCATVELIEARGVDSVRIGDIAAALGISNALVLYHFSTKENLVAAAFSHAAERDLERLGRLVGRRTTAARRLRAAVHWYAPLGPAKGWRLWIEAWAAALREPSLREVAHGLDRQWKAALAEVIGEGVAAGEFDCPDPTAAAQRLTALLDGLAVQVTAYDGALPRARVRRWADEALARELHLDQTA; encoded by the coding sequence ATGGCGAGAGAGCGGATGAGCGTGGCGGAGCGGCGGGAGGAGCTGCTGTGCGCCACCGTGGAGCTGATCGAGGCGCGCGGGGTGGACTCCGTGCGCATCGGCGACATCGCCGCGGCCCTCGGCATCAGCAACGCACTCGTGCTGTACCACTTCTCGACCAAGGAGAACCTCGTCGCCGCGGCCTTCTCGCACGCCGCCGAGCGCGACCTCGAGCGGCTCGGCAGGCTGGTGGGGCGGCGCACCACCGCCGCACGTCGCCTGCGTGCGGCGGTGCACTGGTACGCGCCGCTCGGGCCGGCCAAGGGCTGGCGGCTGTGGATCGAGGCGTGGGCGGCCGCCCTGCGCGAGCCCTCGCTGCGCGAGGTGGCCCACGGCCTGGACCGGCAGTGGAAGGCCGCGCTGGCGGAGGTCATCGGGGAGGGCGTGGCCGCGGGCGAGTTCGACTGCCCCGACCCCACGGCCGCCGCACAGCGGCTGACGGCTCTCCTGGACGGCCTCGCGGTCCAGGTGACGGCCTACGACGGCGCCCTGCCGCGTGCCAGGGTCCGAAGATGGGCGGACGAGGCTCTCGCCAGGGAACTGCACCTGGACCAGACGGCCTGA
- a CDS encoding carboxymuconolactone decarboxylase family protein encodes MARVSLTPHRTPFFRVMEWYSRRTYGRVLDPGKAMAHQPRVLWSYLRFEQSLAKWNRLDGDLKVLAEMTSAAAIGCSWCMDFGYWVGHGRGMDPEKLRAVPAWRDSELFSPLERDVMAYAEAVSATPPEVTDELAARLRESLGEPALVELTAMIAVENLRSRMNSALGLTSQGFKEVCDLRDRAAATGTAAGTARRG; translated from the coding sequence ATGGCCCGCGTTTCGCTCACCCCGCACCGCACCCCGTTCTTCCGCGTCATGGAGTGGTACTCCCGGCGCACCTACGGACGGGTTCTGGACCCCGGCAAGGCCATGGCGCACCAGCCCAGGGTCCTGTGGAGCTACCTCCGCTTCGAGCAGTCCCTGGCTAAGTGGAACCGGCTCGACGGGGATCTCAAGGTGCTCGCGGAGATGACCTCCGCGGCGGCGATCGGCTGCTCGTGGTGCATGGACTTCGGGTACTGGGTCGGTCACGGCCGCGGTATGGACCCGGAGAAGCTGCGCGCTGTGCCGGCGTGGCGGGACAGCGAGCTGTTCTCACCGCTGGAGCGCGATGTCATGGCATACGCCGAGGCGGTGTCCGCCACGCCGCCCGAGGTCACGGACGAGCTGGCGGCCCGCCTCCGGGAGAGCCTCGGCGAGCCGGCGCTCGTCGAGCTCACGGCCATGATCGCGGTGGAGAACCTGCGCTCCCGGATGAACTCGGCGCTCGGACTGACCAGCCAGGGCTTCAAGGAGGTCTGCGACCTGCGGGACCGTGCCGCGGCAACGGGCACGGCGGCGGGTACAGCCCGGCGCGGCTAG
- a CDS encoding MBL fold metallo-hydrolase: MTGSRSLSSGLRALRPAAFGADPAGPRLERVRSSPNFADGSFRNPVASRTRPSASGLDLVRTYLRGDGRGRRAPVRPVPVHDGTAAALAAPPATGLRLTWMGHSSVLAEIDGSRVLFDPVWGERCSPFSFIGPKRLHPVPLPLAALGPVDVVVISHDHYDHLDMPTIKKLAGTDTVFAVPLGVGAHLERWGVSRERLRELDWQESTKVGGLTLTATPARHFCGRGLRNPQHALWASWTVVSERHRIYHSGDTGYFPGFKDIGAAHGPFDATMIQIGAYSEFWPDIHMTPQEGMRAHLDLQGGRPEGVMLPIHWGTFNLAPHAWAEPGEGTVTAARDAGARAALPRPGEPFEPAAAELPSEPWWRPVAKAPEGGWPEQASGGAPSEGTGDPETASAVS; the protein is encoded by the coding sequence GTGACCGGTTCCCGTTCCCTCAGCTCCGGGCTACGCGCGCTGCGGCCCGCCGCCTTCGGCGCGGATCCGGCAGGCCCCAGGCTTGAGCGCGTCCGCAGCTCGCCGAACTTCGCGGACGGCTCGTTCCGGAATCCCGTCGCGTCCCGTACCCGCCCTTCCGCTTCCGGCCTGGATCTGGTGCGGACCTACCTGCGCGGAGACGGCCGGGGCCGCCGCGCCCCGGTGCGCCCGGTGCCCGTGCACGACGGGACCGCGGCCGCCCTGGCCGCCCCGCCGGCCACGGGGCTGCGGCTGACGTGGATGGGCCATTCGAGCGTCCTCGCCGAGATCGACGGCAGCCGGGTGCTCTTCGACCCGGTCTGGGGGGAGCGCTGCTCACCGTTCTCCTTCATCGGCCCGAAGCGGCTGCACCCGGTGCCCCTGCCGCTGGCCGCGCTGGGCCCCGTGGACGTGGTGGTGATCTCCCACGACCACTACGACCACCTGGACATGCCCACGATAAAAAAGCTGGCCGGCACGGACACCGTCTTCGCTGTGCCGCTGGGGGTCGGTGCCCACCTGGAGCGCTGGGGGGTGTCCCGGGAGCGGCTGCGAGAGCTCGACTGGCAGGAGTCCACCAAGGTGGGCGGCCTGACGCTCACCGCCACTCCCGCCCGGCACTTCTGCGGCCGGGGCCTGCGGAACCCGCAGCACGCCCTGTGGGCTTCCTGGACGGTCGTGAGCGAGCGGCACCGCATCTACCACAGCGGCGACACCGGCTACTTCCCCGGCTTCAAGGACATCGGCGCTGCGCACGGCCCCTTCGACGCCACGATGATCCAGATCGGCGCCTACAGCGAGTTCTGGCCCGACATCCATATGACCCCCCAGGAGGGGATGCGGGCGCACCTCGACCTCCAGGGCGGCCGGCCCGAAGGCGTGATGCTGCCGATCCACTGGGGCACCTTCAACCTGGCCCCGCACGCCTGGGCCGAGCCCGGCGAGGGCACGGTCACGGCCGCGCGCGACGCCGGAGCACGGGCCGCCCTGCCGAGGCCGGGCGAGCCGTTCGAGCCCGCCGCGGCCGAGCTGCCGTCCGAGCCCTGGTGGCGGCCTGTGGCGAAGGCGCCGGAGGGCGGCTGGCCCGAGCAGGCCTCCGGCGGAGCTCCGTCGGAGGGCACCGGTGACCCCGAGACGGCATCGGCAGTGAGCTGA
- a CDS encoding ATP-binding protein produces the protein MPHVPAPAPPADRSEGGGSRHGRPGIRTGWAPLTIRARLLGLAVLPAAAVALCAAAALALTATTAPAATWAVLTAAVLSVLAGAAVAGHRTAVNLSGRIVALRRGTARGQAELYDLAEALRRGAPPSARTARPPVPRAAVPDELGRLAADLDRARDAAVAAMLRAAWRAPEDQADGADERGRGQGTRAGSAAGGPAGRGGDLTQLAQTVAVSTHLARRMQSLVHRGIAVLDDLEKDIEDPDLLQGLFQVDHLATRLRRHAENAAVLGGAPARRRWSRPVPLIEVLRSAMAEIEQYQRVVLVPPLDGSVRGHAVTDVAHVLAELIENATVFSAPGTHVMLRTAAVTAGLAVEVEDRGLGMAAHERARMNMLLTDPAGTDVTTLLHSGRTGLYVVSRLARRHGISVRLQSNIYGGVQAVLVLPRALLGAEASPAAAEGGTRRLQPMAAPSGPTGARPLPGGPAHAQPGGALPEEAAREHTAEATAAVHGIATPPEPARPRPAPGVHTGIAPDVHSAGVAPAAHSTGGGSGAHAGVAPGAAPEGAQPRTPGSGTPAPAVAPPAAGHGGSARATGMPRTSAPGGPVPAARPGPDARTPAAAARPTASAPREGAGLPRRHAQEHMAPPPLGGPETRPAGQRATTGPNPELMAAFRRGSDLGAAQRGSEAGPGAGPGGS, from the coding sequence ATGCCGCACGTTCCCGCCCCGGCCCCACCCGCTGACCGCAGCGAGGGCGGCGGCAGCCGGCACGGCAGACCCGGCATCCGCACCGGCTGGGCGCCCCTGACCATACGCGCCAGGTTGCTCGGCCTCGCGGTGCTGCCCGCCGCGGCCGTGGCGCTCTGCGCTGCCGCCGCCCTCGCCCTGACCGCGACTACCGCTCCGGCCGCCACCTGGGCGGTGCTCACCGCCGCGGTCCTGTCGGTCCTGGCCGGGGCGGCGGTGGCCGGGCACCGGACGGCGGTGAACCTGTCCGGCCGGATCGTGGCGCTGCGCCGCGGCACCGCACGCGGGCAGGCAGAGCTGTACGACCTCGCCGAGGCGCTGCGGCGCGGCGCACCCCCTTCGGCCCGCACGGCGCGCCCGCCGGTACCGCGCGCCGCCGTGCCCGACGAGCTGGGCCGGCTGGCGGCGGATCTAGACCGCGCCCGTGACGCCGCCGTCGCCGCCATGCTCCGCGCCGCGTGGCGGGCACCGGAGGACCAGGCCGACGGCGCGGACGAGCGGGGCCGCGGCCAGGGGACGCGCGCGGGGAGCGCCGCGGGCGGTCCCGCGGGCAGGGGCGGCGACCTGACGCAGCTGGCACAGACCGTCGCCGTCTCCACCCACCTGGCGCGGCGGATGCAGTCCCTCGTGCACCGGGGCATCGCGGTCCTCGACGACCTGGAGAAGGACATCGAGGACCCCGATCTCCTCCAGGGCCTGTTCCAGGTGGACCACCTGGCCACGCGCCTGCGGCGGCACGCCGAGAACGCCGCGGTGCTCGGCGGCGCCCCGGCCCGCCGCCGGTGGAGCCGTCCGGTCCCGCTCATCGAGGTGCTCCGCTCGGCCATGGCGGAGATCGAGCAGTACCAGCGGGTCGTGCTGGTGCCGCCCCTGGACGGCTCGGTGCGCGGGCACGCCGTCACCGACGTGGCCCATGTGCTCGCCGAACTCATCGAGAACGCCACGGTGTTCTCCGCCCCCGGCACCCATGTGATGCTGCGCACCGCCGCCGTCACGGCCGGCCTCGCCGTCGAGGTGGAGGACCGCGGCCTCGGCATGGCCGCACACGAGCGGGCCAGGATGAACATGCTGCTCACCGATCCCGCGGGCACCGACGTGACCACGCTGCTGCACAGCGGCAGGACCGGCCTGTACGTCGTGTCCCGCCTGGCCCGCAGGCACGGCATCTCGGTCCGGTTGCAGAGCAACATCTACGGCGGCGTGCAGGCCGTCCTCGTCCTTCCCCGCGCGCTCCTCGGCGCCGAGGCATCCCCGGCGGCCGCGGAGGGCGGCACCCGGCGGCTCCAGCCGATGGCCGCCCCGTCCGGACCCACCGGCGCCCGGCCCCTGCCCGGCGGCCCCGCGCACGCACAGCCCGGCGGTGCGCTGCCCGAAGAGGCCGCGCGGGAGCACACCGCCGAGGCGACCGCGGCGGTACACGGCATCGCGACCCCGCCCGAGCCGGCACGCCCGAGGCCCGCGCCCGGCGTGCACACCGGCATCGCGCCCGACGTTCACAGCGCCGGCGTGGCGCCTGCCGCTCACAGCACCGGTGGTGGGTCCGGCGCTCACGCTGGGGTCGCGCCCGGCGCGGCACCCGAAGGGGCGCAACCACGGACGCCGGGCTCCGGCACGCCCGCGCCCGCCGTCGCACCGCCCGCGGCCGGCCACGGCGGTTCCGCGCGCGCCACCGGGATGCCGCGCACCTCCGCTCCCGGAGGGCCCGTGCCCGCGGCGCGCCCAGGCCCGGACGCACGCACGCCGGCGGCCGCCGCACGGCCCACGGCGAGCGCTCCCAGGGAGGGCGCCGGACTGCCGAGGCGACACGCGCAGGAGCACATGGCACCGCCGCCGCTCGGCGGCCCGGAGACGCGGCCGGCCGGCCAGCGGGCCACCACCGGGCCCAATCCGGAGCTGATGGCCGCCTTCCGGCGCGGCAGTGACCTCGGGGCGGCGCAGCGGGGGTCCGAGGCGGGGCCCGGCGCGGGCCCGGGCGGGAGCTGA
- a CDS encoding roadblock/LC7 domain-containing protein, whose protein sequence is MASDPPTARAFALERLLIGLIRRVPDTRSAVLLSSDGLVKAAHGLDTDRADHLAALASGLCWLGRSAGVRLCDGGTVRQVVVELDSALLFVSTVDAGASLAVLTGPTADPTVLGFEMATLVASARPHLAPPLRRTPTGTAAVRS, encoded by the coding sequence ATGGCGAGCGATCCGCCGACCGCCCGCGCCTTCGCCCTCGAACGGCTGCTCATCGGCCTGATCCGGCGCGTGCCGGACACCCGCAGCGCGGTGCTGCTCTCGTCCGACGGGCTGGTCAAGGCCGCGCACGGCCTCGACACCGATCGTGCCGACCACCTCGCCGCACTCGCCTCCGGCCTCTGCTGGCTCGGCCGCAGCGCGGGCGTCCGCCTCTGCGATGGCGGAACGGTCCGCCAGGTCGTCGTGGAGCTCGACTCCGCGCTCCTCTTCGTCTCCACCGTGGACGCCGGCGCCAGCCTGGCCGTACTCACCGGGCCGACCGCCGACCCGACGGTGCTGGGATTCGAGATGGCGACACTCGTCGCCAGCGCACGGCCCCATCTGGCGCCGCCGCTGCGGCGGACCCCTACCGGCACCGCGGCGGTCCGGTCATGA
- a CDS encoding DUF742 domain-containing protein yields the protein MDGAAGRIVRPYAVSNGRTRPTADLGPLVSLAATGSAPPVRLGPEHRQVVELCAVPRPVTEVVGRLRLPVAVTKVLIGDLLDCGVLTVLAPAPHDDTELALLEAVLAGLRRSL from the coding sequence CTGGACGGCGCCGCCGGGCGAATCGTTCGCCCTTACGCCGTCAGCAACGGCCGCACCAGGCCCACCGCCGACCTCGGCCCGCTCGTGTCCCTCGCCGCCACCGGCAGCGCACCGCCCGTCCGGCTGGGTCCGGAGCACCGGCAGGTGGTCGAACTGTGCGCGGTGCCGCGGCCGGTGACGGAGGTCGTGGGCCGGCTGCGCCTGCCCGTGGCCGTGACCAAGGTGCTGATCGGCGATCTCCTCGACTGCGGGGTCCTCACCGTCCTGGCGCCGGCCCCTCACGACGACACGGAGCTCGCCCTCCTGGAGGCGGTCCTCGCCGGCCTGCGACGCAGCCTCTGA
- a CDS encoding MmcQ/YjbR family DNA-binding protein: MPDADDVRRIALSLPDTAEKTAWSMPTFRVAGKMFATLPEDETSIAVRCPKEERDELVMAEPGKFWIAGHEASFAWVRVRLTALEDTAELRDILSDSWRQAASPRLLEAYPELGVPGTP; this comes from the coding sequence ATGCCGGACGCCGACGACGTACGCCGTATCGCACTCTCCCTGCCGGACACGGCGGAGAAGACCGCCTGGAGCATGCCCACCTTCCGGGTCGCCGGGAAGATGTTCGCCACCCTGCCCGAGGACGAGACGTCCATAGCGGTCCGCTGCCCCAAGGAGGAGCGGGACGAACTCGTCATGGCCGAGCCGGGAAAGTTCTGGATCGCGGGGCACGAGGCCAGCTTCGCCTGGGTCCGGGTCCGTCTCACGGCACTGGAGGACACCGCCGAACTGCGCGACATCCTCTCCGACTCCTGGCGGCAGGCGGCCTCCCCACGGCTGCTGGAGGCATACCCGGAGCTGGGCGTGCCGGGCACTCCCTGA
- a CDS encoding MFS transporter has protein sequence MRSAAEGLPGPAHGTRAGGVPLPPGDGGRRLWSRDFALFFSARAVAKLGETMLPVALAAGLLEHGYGAGAVGLAMASSVACFAGLVIFGGVFADRLGTRGLMIGADLVRLVSQSLAAVFFFTGHVVLWEVCAIGAVNGAASAVFQPGVASTVPRLAADVQAANGAIRIAESTAQLAGPALAGLLVAFASPGGVFAAHAATYALSALCLLLLRMPPAATGTRERTTGFRADLVEGWQEFRARTWLWGVIAIWCVLMIGASGPTVPLVATEIVQEHGPRAYGLVNSALGAGTVIGGLAALRARPRRMLRSGALALYLFALFPAVVGAQFGVGAMAAGAAVAGAGQSFWAVMWATSVQTQVSPGVLNRIHAYDVAGSLAMMPVGQALAGPAAGAFGTEHVLLAGSVVTLAVATALLAVPAIRNLVRVDQSVSRYGPGPSAAPEYGRRPPSGPEHRPDGAAATAPGHAHHGATAPVTPVTPGTSGSESR, from the coding sequence ATGCGGTCCGCCGCGGAGGGGCTCCCGGGTCCCGCCCACGGGACCCGAGCAGGGGGCGTGCCGCTGCCGCCCGGTGACGGCGGCAGGCGCCTCTGGTCGAGGGACTTCGCCCTGTTCTTCTCCGCCCGTGCCGTCGCCAAGCTCGGCGAGACCATGCTGCCGGTCGCCCTCGCGGCGGGCCTGCTCGAACACGGCTACGGCGCGGGCGCGGTCGGCCTCGCCATGGCCTCCTCGGTCGCCTGCTTCGCCGGCCTCGTCATCTTCGGCGGCGTCTTCGCCGACCGGCTCGGCACCCGCGGCCTGATGATCGGTGCCGACCTGGTCCGGCTGGTCAGCCAGTCGCTTGCGGCCGTCTTCTTCTTCACCGGCCATGTGGTCCTCTGGGAGGTCTGCGCCATCGGCGCGGTCAACGGCGCGGCGTCCGCCGTCTTCCAGCCCGGCGTGGCCAGCACGGTGCCCCGCCTCGCCGCCGACGTGCAGGCGGCCAACGGCGCGATACGCATCGCGGAGTCGACGGCGCAGCTCGCGGGCCCGGCGCTCGCGGGCCTGCTGGTCGCGTTCGCCTCACCCGGCGGCGTCTTCGCGGCCCACGCGGCCACCTACGCCCTCAGCGCCCTGTGCCTGCTGCTGCTCCGGATGCCTCCCGCGGCCACGGGCACCCGCGAGCGCACCACCGGCTTCCGGGCCGATCTCGTCGAAGGCTGGCAGGAGTTCAGGGCGCGCACCTGGCTCTGGGGAGTCATCGCGATCTGGTGCGTCCTGATGATCGGAGCCTCGGGGCCGACGGTGCCGCTGGTCGCCACCGAGATCGTCCAGGAGCACGGCCCCCGCGCCTACGGCCTCGTCAACTCCGCCCTGGGTGCGGGCACCGTCATCGGCGGCCTGGCCGCACTGCGGGCCAGACCGCGCCGGATGCTGCGGTCCGGGGCGCTGGCGCTGTACCTGTTCGCGCTCTTCCCCGCCGTGGTCGGCGCCCAGTTCGGTGTCGGCGCCATGGCCGCGGGAGCGGCGGTCGCGGGTGCCGGCCAGTCCTTCTGGGCGGTGATGTGGGCGACCAGCGTCCAGACGCAGGTCTCGCCCGGGGTCCTCAACCGCATCCACGCCTACGACGTCGCGGGATCCCTGGCGATGATGCCGGTGGGCCAGGCCCTCGCGGGCCCCGCCGCCGGTGCCTTCGGCACGGAGCACGTGCTGCTCGCCGGAAGCGTGGTGACCCTCGCGGTCGCCACGGCCCTCCTCGCCGTCCCGGCCATCCGGAACCTGGTCCGCGTCGACCAGTCCGTCTCGCGCTACGGACCCGGCCCGTCGGCCGCACCGGAGTACGGCCGTCGCCCGCCGTCCGGACCCGAGCACCGTCCGGACGGAGCCGCCGCCACGGCCCCAGGGCACGCCCACCACGGCGCGACGGCCCCCGTCACTCCCGTCACCCCCGGGACGTCCGGCTCAGAAAGCCGGTGA